One Prunus dulcis chromosome 8, ALMONDv2, whole genome shotgun sequence DNA window includes the following coding sequences:
- the LOC117637308 gene encoding heat shock factor-binding protein-like, which yields MDGHDSEDSKQSTADMSAFVQNLLQQMQSRFQTMSDSIVTKIDEMGTRINELEHSINDLRTEMGIEGSPSPVQQPKPEAGEVKQQEGSA from the exons GATGGGCATGATTCAGAAGATTCAAAGCAAAGCACCGCAGACATGTCTGCTTTT GTGCAAAACCTTCTTCAGCAGATG CAATCTCGGTTCCAAACAATGTCCGACTCCATCGTTACAAAGA TTGACGAGATGGGAACTCGCATAAATGAGTTGGAGCATAGCATCAACGACCTAAGAACAGAGATGGGAATCGAGGGCTCTCCATCTCCCGTGCAGCAGCCCAAGCCAGAGGCAGGTGAAGTGAAGCAACAAGAAGGTTCTGCATAA